A genomic stretch from Lathyrus oleraceus cultivar Zhongwan6 chromosome 2, CAAS_Psat_ZW6_1.0, whole genome shotgun sequence includes:
- the LOC127118408 gene encoding 2-methylpropanoate--CoA ligase CCL4 gives MDQLTKNKANSTPLTPLTFLDRAAIVYGDSTSILYGDSISYTWSQTHRRCLQLASSLSSLGIRKGHVVSVLSPSTPAMYELQFAVPMSGAILNNLNFRLDDKSLSVILIHSESKLIFVDILSLSLTLNALDLFPSNIQRPDLVLIEDDTLAPYQIPSLPKNVSVINNTYEGLITKGDPNFKWIRPDSEWDPITLNYTSGTTSAPKGVVHCHRAAFVVSLDSLIDWSVPNQPVYLWTLQMFHSNGWSYPWGMAVVGGTNICTRKLDAPTIYRLIETHGVTHMCAAPVVLNILLNYNKSEPLRNTVNVLTGGSSPPAAILTRAESLGFNVSHGFGMTELVGVTISCAWKRGWDRLSAVEKARMKARQGVRKAGVAEVDVVGANGESVKHDGVTVGEIVVKGACVMLGYLKDEKATAQCLRENGWFYTGDVAVMHEDGYLEIKDRIKDVIISGGENLSSVEVEAVLYMHPAVKEAAVVARPDEFWGETPCAFVSLKDELKEMPTEKEIKEFCGEKLPRFMIPKTIVFKDELPKTSTGKIQKHVLRKVAGEMGSLALPPPQLLSSRI, from the coding sequence ATGGACCAGTTAACCAAAAACAAAGCCAACTCAACCCCTCTTACCCCACTCACCTTCTTAGATAGAGCTGCCATTGTCTACGGTGACTCCACTTCAATTCTGTACGGTGACTCCATTTCCTACACGTGGTCCCAAACTCACCGTCGATGTCTTCAACTCGCTTCCTCACTTTCATCTCTCGGTATCAGAAAAGGCCACGTGGTTTCCGTTCTCTCCCCCAGCACTCCCGCCATGTATGAACTCCAGTTCGCTGTTCCAATGTCCGGTGCTATTCTCAACAACCTCAACTTCCGGCTCGACGATAAGTCTCTCTCCGTGATCCTCATCCACAGCGAATCAAAACTCATCTTTGTGGACATTCTCTCCCTTTCTCTTACCCTCAATGCTCTTGATTTATTCCCCTCAAACATTCAACGCCCTGATCTCGTTCTTATTGAAGACGATACTCTCGCGCCATATCAGATTCCTTCACTACCGAAAAATGTATCTGTTATTAACAACACATACGAGGGTCTTATTACTAAAGGTGATCCAAATTTCAAATGGATCCGACCGGATTCCGAATGGGATCCGATCACTTTGAACTACACCTCCGGAACGACTTCTGCTCCGAAAGGCGTAGTGCATTGCCATAGAGCAGCGTTCGTCGTTTCGCTGGACTCACTCATTGACTGGTCAGTGCCTAATCAACCGGTTTACCTCTGGACGTTGCAGATGTTTCATTCTAACGGATGGAGTTACCCGTGGGGAATGGCGGTTGTCGGAGGAACGAATATCTGCACGCGTAAGCTGGACGCGCCGACGATCTACCGTTTGATTGAAACTCACGGTGTAACACACATGTGTGCTGCACCGGTTGTGCTTAACATTCTGTTAAATTACAACAAATCAGAACCGTTAAGAAATACTGTTAATGTACTGACAGGAGGATCGTCGCCTCCGGCGGCGATTCTTACACGCGCGGAGTCGTTAGGGTTTAATGTTAGCCATGGGTTTGGAATGACGGAGTTGGTTGGGGTGACCATTTCTTGCGCGTGGAAGAGAGGTTGGGATAGGTTATCGGCGGTGGAGAAGGCGAGGATGAAGGCGAGACAGGGAGTGAGGAAGGCGGGTGTGGCGGAGGTTGACGTGGTGGGAGCTAACGGTGAAAGTGTGAAGCACGACGGTGTAACGGTTGGTGAGATAGTTGTGAAAGGTGCTTGTGTTATGCTTGGTTATTTGAAAGATGAAAAAGCTACGGCGCAGTGTTTGAGAGAGAATGGTTGGTTTTATACTGGGGATGTTGCGGTTATGCATGAGGATGGGTATTTGGAGATTAAGGATAGGATTAAGGATGTGATAATAAGTGGTGGAGAGAATCTGAGTAGTGTGGAGGTTGAGGCTGTTTTGTATATGCATCCGGCGGTGAAGGAGGCGGCGGTGGTGGCAAGACCGGATGAGTTTTGGGGGGAGACACCGTGTGCGTTTGTGAGTTTGAAGGATGAGTTGAAGGAAATGCCGACGGAGAAGGAGATAAAGGAGTTTTGTGGGGAGAAGTTGCCGCGTTTTATGATTCCTAAGACAATTGTGTTTAAAGATGAATTGCCTAAGACTTCAACGGGGAAGATTCAGAAACATGTGCTTAGAAAGGTTGCTGGGGAGATGGGGTCATTGGCATTGCCACCACCACAACTACTTTCTAGTCGCATTtaa
- the LOC127122189 gene encoding uncharacterized protein LOC127122189 has protein sequence MNAIELQNIPPKGYFFKDFGEILQGKCKTDRLEDEQRGVFKRIMEAINNQQGGVFFLYGYGGTWKTYMWRTLASYIRSKKQIYLTVASSGIASLLLPGGRTTHSMFKIPIPTMESSTCNIDKGSDRAELLKMAKLIIWDEAPMTHRFCFEAFDKTLKDIMGRSNCSDKLFGGKVIVYGGDFRQILPVVPRGSRSDIIHSTINSSYIWDHCVVLKLTKNMRLQQAGNISSTSELELFSNWILKVGDGKSEEPNDGYTDIPIPNDFLISNYDDPLEAIVSETYPNFLNNYKNPEFLQSRAILAGTIETVDIINQYVLGFIPGEEKEYLSSDSVDTFDGEGNEAFDVLTPEFLNTLTTSGLPNHKIKLKIGTPIMLLRNIDQPEGLCNGTRLIVTRLANHVIEAKIISGKNIGGVIYIPRMDMTPTQSPWPFKMTRRQFPITICYAMTINKSQGQSLDYVGLYLPRSVFSHGQLYVAISRVKSKKGLKILIHDKDNHPLNSTTNVVFKEVFENL, from the exons ATGAATGCAATCGAACTTCAAAATATTCCACCTAAAGGATATTTCTTTAAAGATTTTGGTGAGATACTTCAAGGCAAATGCAAAACCGATAGACTGGAag atgAGCAAAGAGGTGTATTCAAGCGAATAATGGAAGCAATAAACAATCAACAAGGAGGCGTATTTTTTTTGTATGGATACGGTGGCACATGGAAAACCTACATGTGGAGAACTCTAGCTTCCTACATAAGATCAAAGAAACAAATTTATTTAACTGTTGCTTCATCGGGCATAGCTTCACTACTACTTCCAGGAGGTCGAACGACTCATTCAATGTTCAAGATTCCAATACCTACAATGGAGTCTTCTACATGTAATATCGACAAAGGTAGTGATCGTGCAGAGCTACTAAAAATGGCAAAGTTGATAATTTGGGATGAAGCTCCAATGACACACAGATTTTGTTTTGAAGCGTttgataaaacccttaaagaCATAATGGGGCGTTCTAATTGTTCTGACAAATTATTCGGAGGGAAAGTAATTGTATATGGTGGAGATTTTCGGCAAATATTACCAGTTGTACCAAGGGGCAGCCGTTCAGATATAATACATTCTACAATAAATTCATCATACATCTGGGATCATTGTGTTGTGCTGAAGCTTACAAAGAACATGCGACTCCAACAAGCCGGCAATATTTCAAGTACATCTGAATTAGAATTGTTTTCTAATTGGATATTAAAAGTTGGCGATGGGAAATCGGAAGAACCTAACGATGGTTACACGGATATTCCTATTCCAAATGATTTCTTAATTTCTAACTATGATGATCCACTAGAAGCCATTGTTAGTGAAACATATCCGAATTTTCTTAACAATTACAAGAATCCAGAATTTTTGCAATCAAGAGCTATATTGGCAGGAACAATTGAAACGGTTGACATCATAAATCAATACGTTTTGGGATTCATACCAG GTGAAGAAAAGGAATATTTAAGTTCAGATTCTGTAGACACTTTTGACGGTGAAGGAAATGAAGCTTTTGATGTTTTGACCCCGGAATTTTTGAATACACTTACAACTTCCGGTCTACCTAACCACAAGATTAAATTGAAGATTGGGACCCCTATTATGTTGCTTCGAAACATTGATCAACCTGAAGGTCTCTGCAATGGAACAAGGCTTATAGTTACAAGATTGGCAAACCACGTTATCGAGGCAAAGATTATATCTGGAAAGAATATTGGAGGGGTTATCTATATTCCAAGAATGGATATGACTCCAACACAATCTCCATGGCCATTCAAAATGACTAGAAGGCAATTTCCCATAACTATATGTTATGCTATGACAATTAACAAATCTCAAGGTCAGTCATTGGATTATGTTGGATTGTATTTGCCTAGAAGTGTATTTAGTCATGGTCAACTATATGTTGCAATATCAAGGGTCAAAAGCAAAAAAGGGCTTAAGATATTAATCCATGACAAGGATAACCATCCATTGAATTCTACAACAAATGTCGTGttcaaagaagtttttgaaaacttATAG